The genomic window AGATAAAAGCTCTTGAATTAGGCTTAAGTGCAGATACTAACATGGCTGATTTAATAACAGAAACTAGAAATTTTACCTTTTTATCTAATTCAGATGCCCACTCTTCTATTAACGTAGGAAGAGAATACAATTTGCTTAGAATTCGTGATATGAATTTTAATGAACTAAGGCTTTGTTTAGAAAATATAGATGGAAGAAAAATCATAGCGAATTATGGTATTGACCCGCAAATGGGTAAATACAATAGGTCTTATTGCTCTTCATGTGAGAAGATTACAGAAGATGATGCTCCAGTTATTGTTTGTTCTTCATGTGGAAGTAGAGATATTATTATGGGAGTTTATGATAGAATTGTTCAAATTAAAGATAGAGACGAGTTGGTTCACCCTATAGGTAGACCTCCTTATTTATATAGAGTTCCATTAAAGGATATACCAGGTGTGGGGGCTAAAATGTATGATAAGTTAATAAAATTCTTTTTTAATGAAATAGAAGTACTAGAAAAAGCTACTATAGAAGATATTGAAAAAATAGCAGGGGATAACATAGCCCAAATAATAAGCAAGATGCGCATTAACCGCCTTGATATTACTCCTGGAGGTGGAGGTAAATATGGCAAAGTTAAAAAGAATAACTATTAGCAATGATGCAAGTGGAGCTTATTATGCTGCACGGGAAAATATGTTAGTAATGATTGTAGATGTTATAGATATGTCTACTACTTTAGAAAGCGCACTAGATGGTCAAGCCTATGCTGTACTAGGGTCTAGTCCTGACTATACCAGAGCTCCAGTACAGGTTTCCCCTGAAAATATAGGCAAAGAAGCTGTTAGACTTTCCAAAGAAATAGGTGAAGATATAATAATAATTGCTGAACCTAGGGTAGGTGATAAAAGCGATAGGCTTAAAAGATGTAAAAAGCTAATAACAGCAATAGAAAAAGAAAAAGGCAATATAAGTGATGTGTTGCCCAATATAGGTGCAGAGGTTGCCAAAATGACAGATTTTAAAGATAAAGTTGTAGTTGCAGTAACTGATACAGGTGGTGTAGCTTTCGATGCTGCTTATTTGCAAAGAAAAAGAGTGATAACAGGTACAGTGGCACGTACTTTTAAGCAAAAAGGAGTACAACCTGCAGTGACTGCTGTAAATAGAGCTTTGTCTACAATAAATGAAGAGGATAATGGTGTAGCCATAATAGCTGCTAGTCGTAACTCCATGGAAGATGTATTAGCGGCCCAATTTATATATAACTTACTACTAAAGGAGAATTAAGAGTATTGGAGGGTTCTATCTGAAGCCAATATACGTAATAGGTCATAAAAATCCAGATACAGATTCAATAGCTGCAGCGATTAGCTATAAGGTCTATAAGCAAAGTATAGATGAAGGTTTTTATTTTGCGGCAGCAGCAGGTAAACCAAATGAAGAAACAAAATACATACTAGAATATCTAGGAATAGATGCACCAACATTAATTACTAATGTTGGCACAACAGTAGACGACCTAGTTGATACTAATGAATTAATTTATGTTACTACTGATATGACTTTAATTGAGTTAGGTAACCTAATGAAGCGACATAATCTAAAAACTGTACCTGTTTTAGATGAGCACAAACGTTTTTTAGGATTAATTACCATTGGTGATGTTGCTATGATTTATATGGATTCAGTAGGTAGTGGTAAAAGCATAGAAAAAGCTCCTGAAATATTAAAAAATACTTTAAACCAAAAAGTAGCTAATATAATGAAAACTAGAGACTTAATTTTATTTGAGAAGCATG from Candidatus Syntrophocurvum alkaliphilum includes these protein-coding regions:
- a CDS encoding endonuclease Q family protein — encoded protein: MRNVYADLHIHIGRSKGRPVKITASRNLEVKPLIYNDAPRKGLDMIGVVDAGSPLVSQEIQEMINSGELNEHPQGGLRAKNGVLLILGCEIETKEGVHLISYLPFFKNLIEWQKYMQTRVRNLTLSTQKANITFKELINLAFICDGFVCPAHAFTPHKGVYGFYTENLTKELGKDISQIKALELGLSADTNMADLITETRNFTFLSNSDAHSSINVGREYNLLRIRDMNFNELRLCLENIDGRKIIANYGIDPQMGKYNRSYCSSCEKITEDDAPVIVCSSCGSRDIIMGVYDRIVQIKDRDELVHPIGRPPYLYRVPLKDIPGVGAKMYDKLIKFFFNEIEVLEKATIEDIEKIAGDNIAQIISKMRINRLDITPGGGGKYGKVKKNNY